In a single window of the Pontibacter russatus genome:
- a CDS encoding acyl-CoA dehydrogenase family protein, producing the protein MELRTTESQRMIADMVRDFSAKHIKPSMRQWDESQEFPIEVFKKLGGLGLMGVLVPAEYGGSGFGYLEYVTAIAEISRTDGSIGLSVAAHNSLCTGHILQFGSEEQKQKYLPKLATAEWIGAWGLTEPNTGSDAGNMRTVAVQDGEEWVLNGAKNFITHGKSGNVAVVIVRTGEVGDSHGMSAFIVEKGTPGFSAGRKEDKLGMRASETTELIFQDCRVHKSQLIGNVGEGFVQAMKVLDGGRISIAALSLGIAQGAFDAALAYSQERSQFGKPISSFQGIAFKLADMATEIEAAALLTYQAADRKNRGLDVNKESAMAKYFASEVAVRVANEAVQIFGGYGFTKDYPAEKYYRDAKLCTIGEGTSEIQKLVISRAILK; encoded by the coding sequence ATGGAGTTAAGAACGACTGAAAGCCAGCGTATGATAGCGGACATGGTCCGTGACTTCAGCGCAAAGCACATCAAGCCCAGCATGCGGCAATGGGACGAGAGCCAGGAATTTCCCATAGAAGTGTTCAAAAAACTGGGTGGCCTGGGCCTGATGGGGGTGCTGGTGCCTGCGGAATACGGCGGGTCTGGCTTTGGCTACCTGGAGTACGTGACTGCCATTGCCGAAATCTCCAGGACAGACGGCTCCATCGGGCTCTCGGTGGCGGCGCACAACTCCCTGTGTACCGGCCATATCCTGCAGTTCGGCAGCGAGGAGCAGAAGCAAAAGTACCTGCCCAAACTGGCCACGGCCGAGTGGATTGGCGCCTGGGGCTTAACGGAGCCCAACACCGGCTCCGACGCGGGCAACATGCGCACCGTGGCCGTGCAGGACGGCGAAGAGTGGGTGCTTAACGGCGCCAAGAACTTCATCACCCACGGCAAGTCGGGCAATGTGGCGGTGGTGATTGTGCGCACCGGCGAAGTGGGCGACTCGCATGGCATGTCGGCCTTTATTGTCGAGAAAGGCACCCCTGGTTTCAGCGCTGGCCGCAAAGAGGACAAACTGGGCATGCGCGCCTCCGAAACCACCGAGCTTATCTTCCAGGACTGCCGCGTACACAAAAGCCAGCTAATAGGCAACGTGGGTGAGGGCTTCGTGCAGGCCATGAAAGTACTGGACGGCGGCCGCATCTCCATTGCCGCCCTCTCGCTGGGCATCGCGCAGGGCGCCTTCGACGCGGCGCTGGCCTACTCGCAGGAGCGCAGCCAGTTCGGCAAACCGATTTCCAGCTTTCAGGGTATCGCCTTTAAGCTGGCTGACATGGCCACCGAGATAGAGGCGGCCGCCCTGCTCACCTACCAGGCCGCCGACAGGAAGAACCGGGGGCTGGACGTGAACAAGGAGTCAGCGATGGCCAAGTACTTCGCCTCTGAGGTGGCGGTGCGCGTGGCCAACGAAGCGGTGCAGATTTTCGGCGGCTACGGCTTCACCAAAGATTACCCGGCCGAGAAGTATTACCGCGACGCCAAACTCTGCAC